The genomic stretch gACCCCGTGCCCCCCCAAATTATTAGGTCACGCTACGCCTATGTTAATGATgaccaacaatattaaatttaagcacaACATAGACAATCCACATACTTCAAAAAAGGTAAGCAATAGCACAATTACCAAACAAACCTTTTTGGAACTAATCAATAACAACTACGAACAACATTTGCACTTCTACACTGATGGATCAAAATCCACATTGGGGACAGGTGCAGCTTACTATGTCCCAGAGCTGGACATCACAGGTAAGTTTTCATTAGAAAATCAGGTTTCCAGTTACTCAGCTGAACTACTTGCTATTTTAAAAGCAACACAGACCTTTAACTCAATAGAACAAcaagatatagtaatatttactgaTTCACAAGCAGCTATACAAGCACTCGATAAAGTTTATAACAGCTATAAAGGAGAAGGCATTCCAGTAAGTATTATCTATGAAGttattaaaagtggtaaaaatgtaacattccaaTGGATCCCGGGACACTCAggtatttattgtaatgaatatgtAGATAGCCTAGCCAAAGACTCAATAACAAACGGCAACaagataacaaataattacattccACCAGATGATTTCCAAGCCTACCAACGGAGAAAGTCTGCAGCAGAAAATGAACAGGAGTACCAACTATCACAAAAAGCGCAATGGTATAAGCAAATTCAGACAACGACTATACATAATCGATGGTATAGTATTGCAGACTTCAACAGAAGAGAAAtggtaaatataattagattaagGTTTGGACATGCTAAGGTAAACGctagattatataatattaaaaaatatttcacaccatTGTGTCTAAGCTGCACTCAAGCTCAACGAGAAACACTAGACCATGTAATTTTACAATGCCCAGCCTACGAATATGCAAGAGATCGGTgctttaaggtaattaaaaatttaacatcaatatctaatattaacttaacgtatttaatgaaattagaagacacaaaagtatataaagaaataaataactttctcaggaccataaacaaatacatttaataacaaaacacaatacatatatgtatCCTGGTTTTGGCCTTTATATCCGTGGTccatatttcggattaggaatgccTGAAGGACCCCTGGCGGGAAGACTCCACAAATCCTGAATATCCATCTATAGAATCCCATAATAATCCcgctatttatttacaaacacaaacagtataggtacacaaaacatatatgtccaatacattaaaccataaacttataataataactaattcttCCCATTTAAATTACCACAGAGGTTTAACTACACAGTGAACCACGAGGCTGCATGGGATTATACCCGAGCCTTTATTATAAacagactaaaaaaaaaaaaaacttcgaATCTTTGAGTGACTATTTTTTTGAGGTTAGACAATAGACACTAAGTGATGTTTATCTGTTGTGATTAGTGATAAGCATCAGcaccaatgttttttttaaccttttcagACATCTTATGTTAGTGTTATagagaaacatttataaataacagatAATTTAATACAGTGTTGGTACCTTTTCTGTGCGTAGTTATACAAGAACTTACAGCTTCATTCTAGGTTATCTCCTTTCAAATCAAATGGCTGAAACAAAATCGTCTACAAAAGATACCCAAGAAGCTTACACGGAAGAAACAAGTGAATGTGAAGTTAACAATGAAAAACCACCTGACAGCATTGACAACAAACCTAAAAGTGACAAAAGTAAGATTACTTTAAgctattttgaactatttttcgGAAAATACCTTGCTAGCTATAGCTGTTCAAATTAAATTGCCtacatttgtttagtaaaacTTTTGCAAAAGCCTTTCTTGACAGACTTTAAATCTATTTACCTAGTGCCAATATTTGACTGTTCACTTCGTATGTATTGCggaaaaatgtcataattaaTTGGACATTGATTGAAtattgttcattaattttttcCTAACAGTAAAAAATCTGATGTATGGATGGCTGCAGTATGATAAACGGCCACCACGACGGTTGAATCAACTATCAATTATAAATATCGAAATTATCAAATATAAGAACATATGACTTATAGAGATATTCATAACTAGTAATggccagctgtttttattttacagaataacaataggtattgttttaagttaagttaatctgaaaacaaagtaaaaatcatTTAGATTACTAGTACCAAAGTTAAGGTTAACCTTAACTGGCACTCACGTGAGTTGAGTTTCAATTTGGTTACTATCTCGaggtatgtttttctttttcaccAAAAGCATGAGGTGGTACCAGAGGCACCACTGAAGGACATattgatggccaggggcatttccgatcggtactttccctaCACCCCATTAGTGCAGGCTTCAGTGGTGGTTTCACCCCACACTTCAGgcgtaaaaataaaaacatcccttAGATAAACTGAAGGTCAGAGTAGTATGTCTGTCAAGGGGCCAGCTCGTAAAGGTTAacctttacttttattattcataaaacgtacatatttatttatctaggCTACCTGTATCTCggtataacaaaaatacaaaacggcTCCAGCAAGATCTAATATACACAATATACACGTACAAAATTTGCCatattgaatttttaagaaaaaactaaaagttcaaacTGTCTACGTGCAAATCTAAAATTACAAACTCATTGGTAGATTATTAAAGAATGTCTCAGCACATAAAACTGGACAAATAATGTATCATTTTTTAGTATGTATCATTTATACTTTCCTGTAGTGTATGTGTCTTACTGgagctgttttatattttttaggaaaaagtCAAATTTGGACCATCTACGTTTAAATCCTCAATTCTTTGTTATGGATCAGGTCTGCCACTGATAATAGCCATATATGATTTTGTAACTATTATCGTTTGTGTTTGTTCCAGCCGTTTGCAGTTGGTACTAActgtataaacattaaatttatatttagttacgtAATGTGCTAACTTTAGATTGTTTTACTTAGCGAATAGactacatttgtaaatttataggtTAGGTTTCAATGACTGTCATGAGAACTGGCTGTGAAGAATGGTGGGAGATGTGAGGGGAAATGTGACAGAACTCgactacagtataataagcggtaACCAATACAATCGGATGAAGATTATCAATTTTAGATATTGATGCTATGACaattgacctatagatattccaTATGACCATAAGTAATCATTGCCAACTTTCTATATTTAGACGAGTGATGTCATTACCAGCTGTCGTTGGTGACATCATTAtcagctgttgttatttcgtttTTGTAGAAGGCTAGTGACAACGACAAGAacaaatggcgatgaatatgcaaatattggctcaaattgtttttttactgtttgtagCAAGGAAATAAAAACTAGAATTGAAGGTGGATATCAAATAGTGTTTCGCTACAAGAAAAGTCAGAACAAAGACATCATTTGCAAAAAACGCAGTTTAGaagactttttttaaacattaaaaattttgtattattggaTGTACCGAAAATTATGTACGATTTTAGTTGAAATCAAATAAAGTATGACATTTTAGTTCATGAATTTAGTTTTACCGGCATCAGTACCTGTGAAAATATcatttcagattggctaaagGAATTGTAAGTACTGTGCTGCTCAAACAGATTTGAAATAAAGTGTAGTTATTCtatataatctgaaacaaatgTACATTTCTTTTAGATATAAAAGTTAAACACAATTCAGCTTGTCATCatctttcaaaatgtatttaaagtaaaaatgtgtttggaaataaattcaaaattaaaatcatgtgttttctTATTGACTAATGGCGGACAAAACAGTGACGTAGGTGTTCAatgtttcacaagcagtcacgtttatccttgaaaatacacaAGGTAAAAAACcattttgagccaatatttgCACATtcattatgaatatctataggtcattGTCGTATTCGATAGCATCAATATTTAGTAAATGCTATTactttgttgtaattaattatacactatattttaatttttaaattatattaatatttattaagtaatatctaagattgaaaactagccaaaccatattgttcttacaaatatctattacattatttGGTCAGAAAGTTGGCTTTCAATCCTTTGGATTGTCATAAATATCGATGATTCAATATCATTCAATAATCATCATCTGATAGTGTTGGTGGCCTCGTATTATACTGCAGCTAAGAACTCCATTGGCATTTTCACACTGGTTCTAGTTTTAGGATgatcattatattattactttgaaaGATTTAAAATGGCGAACTAttctgtaatttgaaatacctattacgTAATTTGGTTTTGACATTTTGATTGCAATAATGTTAATCATGAATACCGAGAGATTGATACTAATGATTAACAATGATGCGATaatttttagacattttcaatatggttaatttagttattatattttaaaacttcaccATGAAAAGTTTGATCTGACTTGATTCAATCACaactgtataataaaatttagcaaataGCAAAATATAATTGACTAGTCAAAACTAGTCCCTAGACATTATAAAAATGCCGCTAGCTGTGTTTGCTAGGTTAGACTTCTTCAGAAAAATTTGACtgtaaaggaaaatttttttgaaaatctaCTAAAATACACTGCTAAAATTCAAGCTCAAATCACGTTAGCGCTCGTAAAGgataacttaaacattttaaagacttTCAGGCAATCCAATGGAGATCCATGACATggcttttataaattacaaatgtcgAGAGATGCTTGTGTTAAGGCGAGTTGGTCAAAAATTTTGTTGGAGTGGTGTAAGCGTGTACTTAAAGGTGATGTTTCTACCTCTGCTGAGAGGACAAAAGTACCCTGTaagcacaatatttttattaagttaaagtcatatttttttatatccataACAGGGGAAGTAGTGGCACTGTCAAACAGATCTCCAGCCATCTTCATAAGAAAGTGCATTGGCACAAAAAAGATCCaagattttatgattttataaaaaaaagaaaaaaatttagatatataaaatgtattttattacaacaaattaatataatggggtctatttttatgtttttagttgaTATCCTGTTGAAAGCTACTCCAAACACTCCCataatgaagaagaagaagtggTCGGTGGACCCTGACAAGAAGATTGGAAGTGTAATAGACTTTATCAGGAAGTACCTTAAACTGGACCCTTCAGAACATTTGGTTAGTTACTACCACCTTTAAAACTTGCCTTGTAGGTAATGTGTTTATTGTGGAGAGCAAACAATTTGTATAAGTAACTATAATTTTATGGATTTTGCTGGGTCTTTTCAACACTTAATGGTGTATGTCCATTAAAATCTCATAATCCATGTacaactaaaatgttaaaaagaaaaatattcacaatgggtatattgaaatatttatggtattttatacaaattttaatgtttactaatTGTAGTtgcataatttaatattgatttttaccaaAGAATCAGATTATTATGATCAGATGTTTCTTAATAAATCAGTGTGCATGTAAAACAAAAGTATTGTTACATTTAAGGTTTTATAGTATTGTGATAGGCGAcagtacatattttattcaaGTGAGTGACTATGTCACCCAATGTTTTAAGACATTATGAGTAATATTAACATAGAAGAAAAGTGAAGAAAGTAAGAGAGAGAAAGAACAGTAAGAATGCCAGTACCCGCAATTACTGGtccctttcaaatcatccaaaatGCACACTTGGGATAGTGTGCTCTCCTAGCTCTTGTGGTCTTCTTTTAGTGATTCTCCATAGCAACCAAGACATGAGACCTGGACTTATTAAGAACTGTGTTCTCTGAGACAACCAGGTTGTGTGCCAAGTTATCATATACAATGAACAGacaaaagttttttatcaattcTTGTTCTAGGAAATTGATTACCATTAGCTAGTTATAACTTTTTTGTTCACTTgggacaagaagctgaggaatCAGCTCAGGAAACCCCTTATTGTATTGTAGTCTTAAAAAGACCTTTGTGCTTGCTTCTGGAGTGATAAGATTCTCAGGATGGGTGATTGGGGCGCCTCTTGTTTTGAGGTCCTATAAGGAAGGAGAGCGGGCTGTATTTCAGTCTTTTCAGGGGAGCCCAGCTCCATTTCTACCTCCTTAAGTTAAAGTAGTAGGGGAAGATACTCCCTCATGTTTAAGGTAACAGCCTTTAAAACTAATTCAGCTCAACTCAGTCCAACAGTCAACTTCTGTAGTAGATTAGACGTCTTATCCACCCTTTATCCTAATATCTTGATATTTGCCGTTAGTGATGAGCTGCTCTTGGACATCTATGGGATTGTCCAGATGAaagtgatacatcggtttttgctgtacccagtacaAATACAATTGGAAGGTACCCTCCTGGGGTGGCTACCACTTTACACACAAACACAGGACAGATTTCTGATCAGGAGGAAGCGCAGCAAATATTAAAGACTGGAAAGCGATCCCCCAGTGAACCATTGTTTACTTTTCAATTTTGGTGTAGACTAAATGTAGAGTTTCACACCAAAATGCAACTCTCAAAGTTAACCCATTCAAAATTTATTGTGTACAGTAATGACCACTCACAAAGACAACAATTCGGTTTTGTAGTGAACTCGTGAAAAGAACACTCCTATTGGCtcgtttttaatatataaataggtttaaaggCACAACTCTTGATTTTACAATCAATTAATGTATTCTGATTGTTTTGTAAACTTCTTTAAACAAGTAGACACTAACCGAGTTCATTTGAGTCTGCAAAATcatgctaataaataaatactaactatATTATTCAgtgataaacatttatttgcaggTGGCAGTAGGTATTTCCTCTGTTTTACTGGCACTATCCTGGGAATATCCATTTCATTgttccattattatttatacctAGCGATGACATGAATAATCTTCAGATATAATTAGGCAAATGTTAGAAAGTGATCAGACAAAATCTTTTATAGGCGATGAAGTCAAGGTATGATAGTGACAATAGTTCAAGGAAAATTAAGAACAGTTCCT from Homalodisca vitripennis isolate AUS2020 chromosome 2, UT_GWSS_2.1, whole genome shotgun sequence encodes the following:
- the LOC124354383 gene encoding autophagy protein 12-like isoform X2 is translated as MVGDVRGNVTELDYSIISVDILLKATPNTPIMKKKKWSVDPDKKIGSVIDFIRKYLKLDPSEHLFLYVNQAFAPSPDQIVHNLYDCFGTDGKLVLYYGLGQAWG
- the LOC124354383 gene encoding autophagy protein 12-like isoform X1; this encodes MAETKSSTKDTQEAYTEETSECEVNNEKPPDSIDNKPKSDKIDILLKATPNTPIMKKKKWSVDPDKKIGSVIDFIRKYLKLDPSEHLFLYVNQAFAPSPDQIVHNLYDCFGTDGKLVLYYGLGQAWG